The following are encoded in a window of Narcine bancroftii isolate sNarBan1 chromosome 2, sNarBan1.hap1, whole genome shotgun sequence genomic DNA:
- the LOC138754885 gene encoding uncharacterized protein isoform X3 — protein sequence MAALASSLIRQKRELKEQSNVRPGPVRRKPSPRGKTSPCKRQFLIFIRKVRLCSGTRAQLDRGTGRWPAEGHRRAPLLPVRLLPAAVARRLAGWHRGRDECVCPFQFDPCRAQSCGHSGSEDGPLHRHELQWIPLHIGILHPRVQVQGVCVRELLRHLLLGAVPATGLRALLVPWDQQRWPGHEGEPCEEDQAGCPLPAQTC from the exons atggctgcCCTCGCGAGCTCACTCATCAGGCAGAAGCGGGAGCTGAAGGAGCAGAGCAACGTGCGTCCGGGCCCGGTCAGGAGGAAGCCCAGCCCCAGGGGCAAGACCAGCCCGTGCAAGAGGCAGTTTCTCATCTTCATCAGGAAGGTGCGGCTGTGCAGTGGGACCAGGGCTCAACTGGACAGAGGAACCGGTAG GTGGCCTGCTGAAGGGCATCGTCGCGCGCCTCTTCTGCCAGTTCGGTTACTACCTGCGGCTGTTGCCAGGAGGCTGGCTGGATGGCACCGAGGACGAGATGAGTGCGTATG CCCTTTTCAATTTGATCCCTGTCGGGCTCAGAGTTGTGGCCATTCAGGGAGTGAAGACGGGCCTCTACATCGCCATGAATTGCAATGGATACCTCTACACATCG GAATACTTCACCCCAGAGTGCAAGTTCAAGGAGTCTGTGTTCGAGAACTATTACGTCACCTACTCCTCGGTGCTGTACCAGCAACAGGCCTCCGGGCGCTCCTGGTACCTTGGGATCAACAAAGATGGCCAGGCCATGAAGGGGAACCATGTGAAGAAGACCAAGCAGGCTGCCCACTTCCTGCCCAAACCTGTTGA
- the LOC138754885 gene encoding fibroblast growth factor 11-like isoform X1, with translation MAALASSLIRQKRELKEQSNVRPGPVRRKPSPRGKTSPCKRQFLIFIRKVRLCSGTRAQLDRGTGGLLKGIVARLFCQFGYYLRLLPGGWLDGTEDEMSAYALFNLIPVGLRVVAIQGVKTGLYIAMNCNGYLYTSEYFTPECKFKESVFENYYVTYSSVLYQQQASGRSWYLGINKDGQAMKGNHVKKTKQAAHFLPKPVEGTAEHHLHPSPALPSPKAILRVGSGSCRGVQKSCPVPNGSRRLFGPSP, from the exons atggctgcCCTCGCGAGCTCACTCATCAGGCAGAAGCGGGAGCTGAAGGAGCAGAGCAACGTGCGTCCGGGCCCGGTCAGGAGGAAGCCCAGCCCCAGGGGCAAGACCAGCCCGTGCAAGAGGCAGTTTCTCATCTTCATCAGGAAGGTGCGGCTGTGCAGTGGGACCAGGGCTCAACTGGACAGAGGAACCG GTGGCCTGCTGAAGGGCATCGTCGCGCGCCTCTTCTGCCAGTTCGGTTACTACCTGCGGCTGTTGCCAGGAGGCTGGCTGGATGGCACCGAGGACGAGATGAGTGCGTATG CCCTTTTCAATTTGATCCCTGTCGGGCTCAGAGTTGTGGCCATTCAGGGAGTGAAGACGGGCCTCTACATCGCCATGAATTGCAATGGATACCTCTACACATCG GAATACTTCACCCCAGAGTGCAAGTTCAAGGAGTCTGTGTTCGAGAACTATTACGTCACCTACTCCTCGGTGCTGTACCAGCAACAGGCCTCCGGGCGCTCCTGGTACCTTGGGATCAACAAAGATGGCCAGGCCATGAAGGGGAACCATGTGAAGAAGACCAAGCAGGCTGCCCACTTCCTGCCCAAACCTGTTGAAGGTACGGCGGAGCatcatctccacccctcccctgcaCTTCCCTCCCCGAAGGCCATTCTGCGTGTTGGTTCTGGGAGTTGTCGTGGTGTTCAGAAGAGTTGTCCTGTCCCAAATGGAAGCAGGAGACTATTTGGCCCCTCTCCATAG